Genomic DNA from Flavobacteriales bacterium:
AGATACTGGTGATATTGAAGGAATTGAGATTCTACATGATCAGCCAGAATTAGAGAATATCGATACGGTAACTCTTTATATTGGTCCAAACGGACAACCTCAATTCTATGATTATATTTTGGGCCTTAAGCCTAGAAGAATAATAATGAACCCAGGTACGGAGAATAACGAACTAGAACGATTGGCAAAGCAAAAAGGTATTGAAGTAGAAATAGCTTGTACGCTGGTTATGTTAAGAGTAGGGAACTATTTCTAGTCTTTAATTTTGTCTATCGCATCAAGAATAATAGTGCAAACCTCCCGAATCTGATCTTCAGTGATAATTAGAGGAGGACCAATCCGAACACAATTCTTATTAAATAGGAATGAATCGATTATCAACTTGTTCTCAACGCAGTTGTTAATTACCTGTTGCATAATTTGGGGATTCTCAAATTGAAGTGAGAGCATTAGGCCCTTCCCGTTAATCGCCTTGACGCGATCATGTACAAGAAGAGAACGGAAGAGTTTTTCTTTTCTATCCACTAT
This window encodes:
- a CDS encoding CoA-binding protein, with amino-acid sequence MTSKATLVLGASLNEMRYSNLAVKLLKEKGFEVIAVGRDTGDIEGIEILHDQPELENIDTVTLYIGPNGQPQFYDYILGLKPRRIIMNPGTENNELERLAKQKGIEVEIACTLVMLRVGNYF